Proteins from a genomic interval of Neoarius graeffei isolate fNeoGra1 chromosome 24, fNeoGra1.pri, whole genome shotgun sequence:
- the LOC132872843 gene encoding uncharacterized protein LOC132872843 isoform X1, whose product MIGFEILHVSLCVMGLLSETLCSLTVEVEAGDNATVWCQHELSDTGYIYWYKHINDSVRHLLGCKHFFGSSPSKNCIFFTESERIVMSVHGKNTSLTITAVNVSDTGLYYCSFIELDQVNFRNSTFLQVKDRNKTLSENPDRAKGSVSSVFFILNVVFGAVIVILLSVLIFIILKHRETHRGLFSGTMKAHMLKSRRKSSRFSENEALKFLHHEGFMISTHLEEICEVHLIYYLYLIISVCGTARWCSG is encoded by the exons ATGATTGGGTTTGAAATTCTGCATGTGTCCCTCTGTGTCATGG GTTTGCTCTCAGAGACTCTGTGCTCTTTAACTGTGGAGGTGGAAGCTGGAGATAACGCCACTGTTTGGTGCCAACATGAGCTGAGTGATACAGGTTACATCTACTGGTATAAACATATAAATGATTCAGTTCGACATCTTCTTGGCTGTAAGCATTTTTTTGGGTCGAGTCCATCAAAGAATTGTATTTTCTTTACTGAAAGTGAGCGAATAGTGATGTCTGTTCATGGCAAGAACACGTCTCTCACCATCACCGCAGTAAATGTCTCTGATACAGGACTGTATTACTGCAGCTTCATAGAGCTGGACCAAGTGAACTTTAGGAACTCGACCTTTTTACAAGTGAAAG acagaaataaaacactttctgAGAACCCGGACAGAGCGAaag GTTCAGTCTCTTCTGTGTTCTTCATACTGAATGTGGTGTTCGGTGCAGTGATTGTGATTCTTCTCAGTGTCCTGATCTTCATCATACTGAAacacagagaaacacacagag GTTTATTCTCAGGAACAATGAAAGCACACATGCTAAAGTCGAGGAGAAAATCCTCAAGGTTCTCAGAGAATGAGGCTCTCAAGTTTCTCCACCATGAGGGTTTTATGATCTCGACACATCTCGAGGAAATATGTGAGGTTCACCTGATTTATTATTTATATCTGATCATCTCTGTGTGCGggacggcaaggtggtgtagtggttag
- the LOC132872843 gene encoding uncharacterized protein LOC132872843 isoform X4, whose product MIGFEILHVSLCVMGLLSETLCSLTVEVEAGDNATVWCQHELSDTGYIYCERIVMSVHGKNTSLTITAVNVSDTGLYYCSFIELDQVNFRNSTFLQVKDRNKTLSENPDRAKGSVSSVFFILNVVFGAVIVILLSVLIFIILKHRETHRGLFSGTMKAHMLKSRRKSSRFSENEALKFLHHEGFMISTHLEEICEVHLIYYLYLIISVCGTARWCSG is encoded by the exons ATGATTGGGTTTGAAATTCTGCATGTGTCCCTCTGTGTCATGG GTTTGCTCTCAGAGACTCTGTGCTCTTTAACTGTGGAGGTGGAAGCTGGAGATAACGCCACTGTTTGGTGCCAACATGAGCTGAGTGATACAGGTTACATCTACTG TGAGCGAATAGTGATGTCTGTTCATGGCAAGAACACGTCTCTCACCATCACCGCAGTAAATGTCTCTGATACAGGACTGTATTACTGCAGCTTCATAGAGCTGGACCAAGTGAACTTTAGGAACTCGACCTTTTTACAAGTGAAAG acagaaataaaacactttctgAGAACCCGGACAGAGCGAaag GTTCAGTCTCTTCTGTGTTCTTCATACTGAATGTGGTGTTCGGTGCAGTGATTGTGATTCTTCTCAGTGTCCTGATCTTCATCATACTGAAacacagagaaacacacagag GTTTATTCTCAGGAACAATGAAAGCACACATGCTAAAGTCGAGGAGAAAATCCTCAAGGTTCTCAGAGAATGAGGCTCTCAAGTTTCTCCACCATGAGGGTTTTATGATCTCGACACATCTCGAGGAAATATGTGAGGTTCACCTGATTTATTATTTATATCTGATCATCTCTGTGTGCGggacggcaaggtggtgtagtggttag
- the LOC132872843 gene encoding uncharacterized protein LOC132872843 isoform X3: MIGFEILHVSLCVMGLLSETLCSLTVEVEAGDNATVWCQHELSDTGYIYWYKHINDSVRHLLGCKHFFGSSPSKNCIFFTESERIVMSVHGKNTSLTITAVNVSDTGLYYCSFIELDQVNFRNSTFLQVKDRNKTLSENPDRAKGSVSSVFFILNVVFGAVIVILLSVLIFIILKHRETHRGAGAEDNEDPDSDSLCYAALQFSKKKTKRSERRDENVDPHVLYSSVRQSNRQ, translated from the exons ATGATTGGGTTTGAAATTCTGCATGTGTCCCTCTGTGTCATGG GTTTGCTCTCAGAGACTCTGTGCTCTTTAACTGTGGAGGTGGAAGCTGGAGATAACGCCACTGTTTGGTGCCAACATGAGCTGAGTGATACAGGTTACATCTACTGGTATAAACATATAAATGATTCAGTTCGACATCTTCTTGGCTGTAAGCATTTTTTTGGGTCGAGTCCATCAAAGAATTGTATTTTCTTTACTGAAAGTGAGCGAATAGTGATGTCTGTTCATGGCAAGAACACGTCTCTCACCATCACCGCAGTAAATGTCTCTGATACAGGACTGTATTACTGCAGCTTCATAGAGCTGGACCAAGTGAACTTTAGGAACTCGACCTTTTTACAAGTGAAAG acagaaataaaacactttctgAGAACCCGGACAGAGCGAaag GTTCAGTCTCTTCTGTGTTCTTCATACTGAATGTGGTGTTCGGTGCAGTGATTGTGATTCTTCTCAGTGTCCTGATCTTCATCATACTGAAacacagagaaacacacagag GTGCTGGAGCAGAAGATAACGAG GATCCGGACTCGGACTCGTTGTGTTACGCTGCACTACAGTTCTCAAAGAAGAAAACCAAGAGGAGCGAGAGACGTGATGAAAATGTGGATCCACATGTTCTCTATTCTTCTGTCAGACAGAGTAAT
- the LOC132872843 gene encoding uncharacterized protein LOC132872843 isoform X5, which produces MIGFEILHVSLCVMGLLSETLCSLTVEVEAGDNATVWCQHELSDTGYIYWYKHINDSVRHLLGCKHFFGSSPSKNCIFFTESERIVMSVHGKNTSLTITAVNVSDTGLYYCSFIELDQVNFRNSTFLQVKDRNKTLSENPDRAKGSVSSVFFILNVVFGAVIVILLSVLIFIILKHRETHRGSGLGLVVLRCTTVLKEENQEERET; this is translated from the exons ATGATTGGGTTTGAAATTCTGCATGTGTCCCTCTGTGTCATGG GTTTGCTCTCAGAGACTCTGTGCTCTTTAACTGTGGAGGTGGAAGCTGGAGATAACGCCACTGTTTGGTGCCAACATGAGCTGAGTGATACAGGTTACATCTACTGGTATAAACATATAAATGATTCAGTTCGACATCTTCTTGGCTGTAAGCATTTTTTTGGGTCGAGTCCATCAAAGAATTGTATTTTCTTTACTGAAAGTGAGCGAATAGTGATGTCTGTTCATGGCAAGAACACGTCTCTCACCATCACCGCAGTAAATGTCTCTGATACAGGACTGTATTACTGCAGCTTCATAGAGCTGGACCAAGTGAACTTTAGGAACTCGACCTTTTTACAAGTGAAAG acagaaataaaacactttctgAGAACCCGGACAGAGCGAaag GTTCAGTCTCTTCTGTGTTCTTCATACTGAATGTGGTGTTCGGTGCAGTGATTGTGATTCTTCTCAGTGTCCTGATCTTCATCATACTGAAacacagagaaacacacagag GATCCGGACTCGGACTCGTTGTGTTACGCTGCACTACAGTTCTCAAAGAAGAAAACCAAGAGGAGCGAGAGACGTGA
- the LOC132872843 gene encoding uncharacterized protein LOC132872843 isoform X2 translates to MIGFEILHVSLCVMGLLSETLCSLTVEVEAGDNATVWCQHELSDTGYIYWYKHINDSVRHLLGCKHFFGSSPSKNCIFFTESERIVMSVHGKNTSLTITAVNVSDTGLYYCSFIELDQVNFRNSTFLQVKDRNKTLSENPDRAKGSVSSVFFILNVVFGAVIVILLSVLIFIILKHRETHRGAGAEDNEDPDSDSLCYAALQFSKKKTKRSERRDENVDPHVLYSSVRQSNSKWL, encoded by the exons ATGATTGGGTTTGAAATTCTGCATGTGTCCCTCTGTGTCATGG GTTTGCTCTCAGAGACTCTGTGCTCTTTAACTGTGGAGGTGGAAGCTGGAGATAACGCCACTGTTTGGTGCCAACATGAGCTGAGTGATACAGGTTACATCTACTGGTATAAACATATAAATGATTCAGTTCGACATCTTCTTGGCTGTAAGCATTTTTTTGGGTCGAGTCCATCAAAGAATTGTATTTTCTTTACTGAAAGTGAGCGAATAGTGATGTCTGTTCATGGCAAGAACACGTCTCTCACCATCACCGCAGTAAATGTCTCTGATACAGGACTGTATTACTGCAGCTTCATAGAGCTGGACCAAGTGAACTTTAGGAACTCGACCTTTTTACAAGTGAAAG acagaaataaaacactttctgAGAACCCGGACAGAGCGAaag GTTCAGTCTCTTCTGTGTTCTTCATACTGAATGTGGTGTTCGGTGCAGTGATTGTGATTCTTCTCAGTGTCCTGATCTTCATCATACTGAAacacagagaaacacacagag GTGCTGGAGCAGAAGATAACGAG GATCCGGACTCGGACTCGTTGTGTTACGCTGCACTACAGTTCTCAAAGAAGAAAACCAAGAGGAGCGAGAGACGTGATGAAAATGTGGATCCACATGTTCTCTATTCTTCTGTCAGACAGAGTAAT